In Primulina eburnea isolate SZY01 chromosome 14, ASM2296580v1, whole genome shotgun sequence, the following proteins share a genomic window:
- the LOC140812890 gene encoding LOB domain-containing protein 19-like, with protein MNICGGGGGGDQSTGGGAGGGPCGACKFLRRKCLKGCIFAPYFDSDQGTAHFAAVHRVFGASNASKLLLRVPPHRRFDAVITLCYEALARVRDPVYGCVGHIFSLQQQVVNLQAELAYIQARISTLQRSSLLVPLPLPSLSPSNFQSSSELVQTSRFNMSQHEEMSMEIVSFHDQDDFIDEGDDLHSLAREYVARHFPGVRFRPPCSK; from the exons ATGAACATTtgtggcggcggcggcggcggtgaTCAAAGCACTGGAGGTGGTGCCGGCGGTGGGCCTTGCGGTGCTTGCAAGTTTCTGAGGAGGAAATGCTTGAAGGGTTGCATTTTTGCACCGTATTTTGACTCAGACCAAGGCACCGCCCACTTTGCGGCGGTTCACAGGGTGTTTGGTGCTAGCAACGCCTCGAAATTGCTGCTCAGAGTCCCGCCGCACCGCCGGTTTGATGCGGTTATCACGCTTTGTTATGAGGCGCTGGCTAGGGTTAGGGACCCTGTTTATGGCTGTGTTGGCCATATCTTCTCTCTTCAACAGCAG GTGGTAAATTTACAGGCAGAGTTGGCATACATCCAAGCTCGTATATCAACCCTACAACGTTCGTCATTGCTGGTTCCTCTTCCACTTCCTAGTCTTTCGCCCTCCAACTTCCAATCCTCGTCGGAACTTGTTCAAACGTCACGGTTCAATATGTCTCAGCACGAAGAAATGTCGATGGAAATAGTTAGTTTCCACGATCAAGACGACTTCATCGACGAGGGTGACGATCTACATTCGCTTGCTCGGGAATATGTTGCGAGACACTTTCCAGGAGTTAGATTTAGGCCTCCATGTTCGAAATGA